A stretch of the Uranotaenia lowii strain MFRU-FL chromosome 3, ASM2978415v1, whole genome shotgun sequence genome encodes the following:
- the LOC129754662 gene encoding dynein regulatory complex subunit 6-like → MEEPFPQLLPRLPTEILVTIFQHLPMSDLAQVRLTCHHWHDTVCYTNSLMDKFVLSFRNCRLYENCDQSRIMPKSKSCYTKATLKAVTIEDAPSLWSALGDNLHDLTLNDCSLTGLSMIQMLKATPNLRYFALKTTKFEDFHIRNVAVNFRLEKLETLTLRSIFVYDECFDLFKRICPRLKVLKLNYSSFEGWGEKLVQFVQSVRGTLEGINLSYTKVGAKLLQKISTIERLRLRKVSLKSSYDLKQRDIIQLSRMQPSIVHLNIDNLFPADDQILGEISRNLPNMKRIKLHICRVHNLQQSFLSNMQRLEYLKITDATHVAGNLDLSGYENIHLEKLYVSAATFSRNTLPRFFEKSPNIRSLTLYQCSYENIHDLQLSFAHLKSLEYLNLQRTFDIDDSFFSRTVFDSVNMPFERIRFFPVTNLTRLCYLNLSRCRDLSDETLVALSFARLKKIDLRGLNITDFGIRSLVRQCPRLEYVHVDACKRICDSAVLMLCRDLKQLKLLNLDGCRSISDASVDHILNHCRTLVWLNMMNCPLLSDEAKHRLESVKSIRSLYV, encoded by the exons ATGGAAGAACCGTTCCCGCAGCTGCTTCCAAGGTTACCTACGGAGATCCTTGTCACCATTTTTCAGCATCTGCCAATGTCGGATTTGGCCCAGGTGCGGTTGACTTGTCATCACTGGCACGATACCGTTTGCTATACAAACTCTTTGATGGACAAATTCGTGCTGTCCTTTAGAAATTGTCGCCTGTACGAAAATTGCGACCAGAGTCGGATTATGCCGAAGTCCAAAAGCTGCTATACGAAGGCCACTCTGAAGGCGGTGACTATTGAGGATGCACCGAGCCTGTGGAGTGCTCTAGGCGACAACCTTCATGACTTAACGTTGAATGATTGTTCTCTGACAGGTTTGTCGATGATTCAGATGCTAAAAGCAACTCCCAACCTCAGATATTTTGCTCTCAAGACAACCAAATTCGAAGACTTTCACATTCGAAATGTAGCAGTTAACTTCCGATTGGAAAAGCTCGAAACACTGACATTACGGTCGATTTTTGTATACGACGAATGCTTTGACTTGTTCAAACGCATCTGTCCACGATTAAAGGTACTCAAGCTGAATTATTCGTCTTTCGAGGGATGGGGCGAGAAGCTGGTGCAGTTTGTCCAATCGGTTCGCGGCACGTTAGAAGGCATCAATTTAAGCTACACCAAGGTTGGCGCCAAGCTGCTGCAAAAAATATCCACTATTGAACGATTGAGACTGAGAAAGGTTTCGCTCAAATCTAGCTATGATTTGAAGCAACGTGATATTATTCAGCTGAGTCGGATGCAGCCATCGATTGTACATCTCAATATCGATAACCTCTTTCCGGCCGATGATCAG ataCTCGGAGAAATCAGTCGCAACCTGCCGAACATGAAGCGCATAAAACTACACATTTGTCGAGTTCACAATTTACAGCAATCATTTTTAAGCAACATGCAACGATTAGAGTATCTGAAAATAACAGATGCAACTCACGTAGCCGGGAATCTGGATCTTAGTGGTTATGAAAACATTCATTTGGAGAAACTGTACGTGTCTGCTGCAACATTTTCGCGGAACACCTTACCCCGGTTTTTTGAAAAGTCGCCGAACATTCGCAGCCTGACTTTGTACCAGTGTTCATACGAAAACATCCACGACTTGCAGTTGTCGTTTGCGCATCTGAAATCTTTGGAATATCTCAACCTTCAGCGGACTTTTGATATCGACGACAGCTTCTTCAGTCGGACCGTATTCGACAGTGTTAATATGCCATTCGAAAGGATCCGTTTCTTCCCGGTCACTAATTTGACTAGACTTTGCTATTTGAATCTAAGCCGCTGTCGGGATCTTTCGGATGAAACATTAGTTGCACTAAGCTTCGCACGACTGAAAAAGATTGATCTACGAGGACTTAACATCACAGATTTCGGCATTCGATCTTTGGTCCGCCAGTGTCCCCGTTTGGAGTACGTTCATGTCGATGCCTGCAAGAGAATCTGTGATAGCGCTGTGCTAATGCTTTGCCGAGATTTGAAGCAACTGAAGCTACTGAATTTGGATGGATGCCGATCAATATCCGATGCCTCCGTAGATCACATACTGAATCACTGTCGTACTTTGGTATGGCTAAATATGATGAATTGTCCACTGCTTTCCGATGAGGCTAAGCATCGCTTGGAGAGCGTCAAAAGCATACGATCGCTTTATGTCTGA
- the LOC129755182 gene encoding twist-related protein 1-like: MYCSMDKSQSAGVVGGGSSGSRDGISTSCGGSGSGGGGGGSVGSGNGNTTPSQHQQQQQQQSKTKTSKEAKVAFRKCFLVISE, encoded by the exons ATGTATTGTTCGATGGATAAAAGCCAATCGGCGGGAGTTGTGGGTGGTGGAAGCAGTGGCAGTCGTGATGGAATCAGCACCAGCTGCGGCGGAAGTGGAAGTGGAGGAGGTGGTGGTGGTAGTGTAGGAAGTGGCAATGGAAACACCACACCCTcccagcatcagcagcagcaacaacagcagagCAAAACGAAAACTTCTAAAGAAG CAAAAGTAGCATTTCGGAAATGTTTTCTGGTCATTAGcgaatag